Part of the Deltaproteobacteria bacterium genome, GTAAATGGGATGGGGCACCAAATTGACCAGATTGTCAGTAGTCAACCGTAAGAGTGCGTTGCACATCGGTTTGGTCGTCCCCATCAAGTCAAAGGCAACATCATCGGCCTCGCGTTCAAACTTCCGGGAAACGGCCGATTCTAAGGGGCGAACGAAATAGCCAAGAGGGCTCATAAGTGCCCCGACAAGAAACAACCCGACATATGCCACGGGTTCTTGAAAACCGAAGGTTTGGTAAATTAAAGGCCAATTCAGCAATTTTGCAAAAAGATACAACCCAATCAGGGAAAGCATCTGCACGAAAACGAGTTCTTTGTATATATGTTTTCTCTTCCAGTGTCCCACCTCATGGGCGATGATCGAAAGGATTTCCTCATCAGGATGAGATGTCAACAGGGTGTCGAAGAGAACGATCCGCTTTATCCTGCCGATTCCGGTAAAATAGGCATTGGTGTGTTTGCTACGCTT contains:
- a CDS encoding M48 family metallopeptidase, giving the protein MWFFDWIKGMAISAILGGTLLCVLLILVYYLKNTWWLWAWMMVAVFELLMLWLYPVLIDPLFNKFGPIANKELENQIVSLVGKAGLQVRGVFQMDAGKRSKHTNAYFTGIGRIKRIVLFDTLLTSHPDEEILSIIAHEVGHWKRKHIYKELVFVQMLSLIGLYLFAKLLNWPLIYQTFGFQEPVAYVGLFLVGALMSPLGYFVRPLESAVSRKFEREADDVAFDLMGTTKPMCNALLRLTTDNLVNLVPHPIYAWFYYSHPPPVERISRLENLENIKEERK